From a region of the Helicobacter hepaticus ATCC 51449 genome:
- the thrC gene encoding threonine synthase: MNTYDENLLYSTRDDTAFGVSFQHALLHPNAQHNGLYTFTKLPHISLEDIENFTNLTYTKLCVDIFNRLKLGIHRSVLEEALLSYKNFDDSYNPAPLKVVNENLFMLNLFSGPTRAFKDMALQPFGRLFAHLATQDTRPYLILTATSGDTGPATLQSFANQPHIRVVCIYPYGGTSDVQRLQMTTHTAPNVKVIGIEGDFDGAQSALKKLIANVDFVKKLKEQGFALSAANSVNIGRIAFQIIYYFWAYVKLLKDGHITLGEKISVVVPSGNFGNILGAFFAKKMGLPLERLVSASNANNILSDFINTGVYDISKRNLIKTKSPAMDILKSSNVERVLYALFGAQRTKQLMDSLDKKDFYSLTAEELSLLQQDFSAFECDDKMCMQSIAQGFKEGLLLDPHSAIAYFVAKNLQKSSVIGKSVFLATAEWSKFAPSVREALKEADIIKNTQEAYEISDKQAIDEICSLSCANNPIKAPEQILQLFSKKEVQQDIIPIPQLEMCIMRWVRCSLKHS, from the coding sequence ATGAATACATATGATGAGAATCTCTTATATTCCACGCGAGATGATACAGCCTTTGGCGTAAGCTTTCAACACGCTTTATTACACCCGAATGCACAACATAATGGGCTTTATACCTTTACCAAACTCCCTCATATCAGCCTAGAGGACATTGAAAATTTTACAAACCTTACTTATACCAAGCTGTGCGTAGATATTTTTAATCGCTTAAAACTTGGAATCCATAGAAGTGTGCTTGAAGAAGCACTTTTAAGCTATAAAAATTTTGATGATTCTTATAATCCTGCTCCACTTAAAGTGGTAAATGAGAATCTCTTTATGCTTAATCTCTTCTCTGGTCCTACGCGTGCTTTTAAAGATATGGCACTTCAACCCTTTGGACGTTTGTTTGCACATCTTGCTACGCAAGATACAAGACCCTATCTTATTCTCACTGCCACAAGCGGTGATACCGGACCTGCAACCTTGCAGAGCTTTGCAAATCAACCTCATATCAGGGTTGTGTGCATTTATCCTTATGGAGGCACTAGCGATGTGCAGCGATTACAAATGACAACTCATACCGCACCAAATGTAAAAGTTATTGGTATTGAGGGGGATTTTGATGGAGCGCAAAGTGCATTAAAAAAACTTATCGCAAATGTAGATTTTGTAAAAAAACTCAAAGAGCAAGGATTTGCGCTCTCTGCTGCAAATTCTGTGAATATTGGACGCATTGCATTTCAAATCATTTATTATTTTTGGGCGTATGTAAAATTACTTAAAGATGGACATATTACACTTGGGGAAAAGATCTCTGTTGTCGTGCCAAGTGGCAACTTTGGCAATATTTTAGGAGCGTTTTTTGCAAAAAAAATGGGTTTACCCCTTGAGCGTCTTGTGAGCGCTTCTAATGCAAATAATATCTTAAGTGATTTTATAAACACGGGTGTATATGATATTTCTAAGCGAAACTTAATTAAAACCAAATCCCCTGCTATGGATATTTTAAAAAGTTCAAATGTAGAGAGAGTGCTTTATGCACTCTTTGGCGCACAACGCACAAAGCAATTAATGGATAGCCTTGATAAAAAAGATTTTTATAGCCTCACTGCTGAAGAGTTAAGCTTACTTCAGCAAGATTTTAGTGCATTTGAATGTGATGATAAAATGTGTATGCAGAGCATTGCGCAAGGATTCAAAGAAGGATTACTACTTGACCCGCATAGTGCGATTGCTTATTTTGTAGCAAAAAATTTGCAAAAAAGTAGTGTAATTGGCAAAAGTGTATTTCTTGCCACAGCAGAATGGAGTAAATTCGCCCCAAGTGTGAGAGAAGCACTCAAAGAAGCAGACATCATTAAAAACACACAAGAAGCTTATGAAATAAGCGATAAACAAGCCATTGATGAGATTTGCTCACTCTCTTGTGCCAATAATCCTATCAAAGCACCCGAGCAGATTCTCCAACTTTTTAGCAAAAAAGAAGTGCAGCAAGACATTATCCCTATTCCACAGCTAGAGATGTGTATAATGCGATGGGTGAGATGTTCTCTCAAGCATTCTTAA
- the purE gene encoding 5-(carboxyamino)imidazole ribonucleotide mutase — MDFVSVIMGSKSDWNVMSECIEVLKKFDVAYEVIISSAHRSPERTKSYIKDAQSRGAQVFIGAAGMAAHLAGAIASQTCKPVIGVPLNGGALDGLDALLSTVQMPSSMPVATTSIGKAGAINAAYLAMQILSLKNDELAGKLIEDRVMKAKKVELDSAEIEVRI, encoded by the coding sequence ATGGATTTTGTAAGCGTCATTATGGGAAGTAAAAGTGATTGGAATGTGATGAGCGAGTGCATAGAAGTGTTAAAGAAATTTGATGTAGCCTATGAGGTAATAATCAGTTCGGCTCATCGCTCACCAGAGCGCACAAAATCATACATTAAAGATGCACAATCTCGTGGTGCGCAGGTTTTCATTGGAGCAGCAGGTATGGCAGCACACTTAGCCGGGGCTATCGCCTCTCAAACTTGTAAGCCCGTTATTGGTGTGCCACTTAATGGAGGTGCATTAGATGGACTTGATGCTCTTCTCTCAACAGTGCAAATGCCAAGCTCAATGCCTGTGGCAACGACAAGTATTGGTAAAGCCGGGGCGATTAATGCAGCATATTTAGCAATGCAAATTTTAAGCCTTAAAAATGATGAACTTGCGGGCAAATTAATAGAAGATAGAGTGATGAAAGCAAAAAAGGTAGAACTAGATTCAGCAGAGATTGAAGTGAGAATTTAA
- a CDS encoding DUF3972 domain-containing protein, which translates to MENTTWLVLEEFTKLSGLDETKIMELIKEGAIKSKEENGKILVDATSGTSALVKKVESGLVSADMNGKELDPVFVEKTISTILGLHDKVIASKDETISAFKNENSFLKDALISMQEVYDDDKKTMETLRAELERSREEIEFMKRKYRLMWGKVSNMTESK; encoded by the coding sequence ATGGAAAATACAACTTGGCTTGTGCTTGAGGAATTTACCAAACTCTCTGGCTTAGATGAAACCAAAATTATGGAACTCATTAAAGAAGGAGCTATCAAAAGTAAAGAAGAAAATGGAAAAATCTTGGTAGATGCGACTTCGGGCACTTCTGCACTTGTCAAAAAAGTAGAATCTGGGCTTGTCTCTGCGGATATGAATGGCAAGGAACTTGACCCTGTATTTGTAGAAAAAACAATTTCAACCATTCTAGGCTTACACGATAAAGTCATCGCTTCAAAAGATGAAACTATTAGTGCATTTAAAAATGAAAATTCTTTCCTTAAAGATGCGCTTATTTCTATGCAAGAAGTCTATGATGATGACAAAAAGACGATGGAAACGCTACGTGCAGAACTAGAGCGCTCACGGGAGGAAATTGAATTTATGAAGCGCAAATATCGCCTTATGTGGGGTAAAGTCTCAAATATGACAGAGTCAAAATGA
- a CDS encoding damage-control phosphatase ARMT1 family protein, which produces MIAQDKCFDCLQKQVENLCLVLKPHNASSITQQIKDKLAQKAAQSRTLAPPQIAIEIYQCVEQNLGISDPFIHIKQESMVRAHSICENLLVSYPAPVLERTSSGKWSVDSMRRRLDWAIRVAILGNVIDYGSQSAFSFENADFGFKEMIFGDFCLDALIDKLECAKILFYLADNAGENIFDEVLISSLKEIYPQLQIYYALRGKPIINDLTLEDMRHPLAKGIGHYCTLIDSGVQSPGFVYADACERAQKLYDEADVILSKGMGNFECLQSHKDERLFMLFKVKCDVVAAFCGVEKGTMMLKHNVK; this is translated from the coding sequence ATGATAGCACAAGATAAGTGTTTTGATTGTCTGCAAAAACAGGTTGAAAATCTCTGCCTTGTATTAAAACCACACAATGCTTCTAGTATTACACAACAAATCAAAGATAAATTGGCTCAAAAAGCCGCACAAAGCCGCACTCTTGCTCCGCCTCAAATTGCTATTGAGATTTATCAATGCGTTGAGCAAAATCTAGGCATAAGCGACCCTTTTATACATATTAAACAAGAGAGTATGGTGCGCGCTCATAGCATTTGTGAGAATCTCCTTGTCTCTTATCCTGCTCCTGTGCTTGAACGCACTTCATCGGGAAAATGGAGCGTGGATTCTATGCGTAGGCGACTTGATTGGGCGATAAGAGTAGCAATTTTGGGAAATGTCATTGATTATGGCTCTCAAAGTGCTTTTAGTTTTGAGAATGCAGATTTTGGCTTTAAAGAAATGATATTTGGTGATTTTTGCCTTGATGCACTCATAGATAAACTTGAGTGTGCTAAAATCCTCTTTTATCTTGCTGATAATGCGGGAGAAAATATCTTTGATGAAGTGCTTATATCTTCCCTTAAAGAAATTTATCCACAACTTCAAATATATTACGCACTGCGTGGAAAGCCTATTATTAACGACCTTACCTTAGAAGATATGCGCCACCCTTTGGCAAAGGGTATAGGACATTATTGCACACTTATAGATTCTGGCGTGCAGAGTCCGGGCTTTGTTTATGCAGATGCTTGTGAGCGTGCGCAAAAACTCTATGATGAAGCTGATGTGATTCTTTCTAAGGGTATGGGAAATTTTGAATGTTTGCAATCTCATAAAGATGAGCGACTTTTTATGCTTTTTAAAGTCAAATGCGATGTTGTAGCTGCATTTTGTGGTGTGGAAAAAGGCACAATGATGTTAAAGCATAATGTCAAATAA
- the glyQ gene encoding glycine--tRNA ligase subunit alpha, which produces MLSFSDILLKLQEFWKNQGCLIVQPYDIPAGAGTFHPATLLRSLDSKPWNVAYVAPSRRPTDGRYGENPNRLGSYYQFQVLIKPSPDNIQELYLRSLEALGLDLKSHDVRFVEDNWESPTLGAWGLGWEVWLDGMEVTQFTYFQQVGGIPCRPVAVEITYGVERLAMYIQSVENIFDILWNDSSNSAPMLYADVHLQSEYEFSKYHFELADTQMIFSLFNQYTQEVKHCLQQKVPLVAYDYTMLASHFFNILDARKAISVAQRQNYILQIRELAKGCATLYKEMEEERTMRREKNKGL; this is translated from the coding sequence ATGTTAAGTTTTTCAGATATTTTATTAAAATTACAAGAATTTTGGAAAAATCAAGGCTGCCTCATTGTCCAGCCTTATGACATTCCTGCAGGAGCTGGGACATTCCACCCTGCAACCCTACTTAGAAGTCTTGATTCTAAGCCGTGGAATGTAGCTTATGTCGCACCTTCACGCCGCCCCACAGATGGACGATACGGAGAAAATCCTAACCGCTTAGGAAGTTACTATCAATTTCAAGTGCTTATCAAACCAAGTCCTGATAATATACAAGAGCTCTACTTACGTAGCCTTGAGGCTTTAGGATTAGATTTAAAATCACACGATGTGCGATTTGTAGAAGATAATTGGGAATCTCCAACGCTTGGTGCGTGGGGATTAGGCTGGGAAGTATGGCTTGATGGTATGGAAGTAACTCAATTCACTTACTTTCAACAAGTAGGAGGTATCCCTTGTCGCCCTGTAGCAGTAGAAATCACTTATGGAGTGGAGCGTTTAGCAATGTATATTCAAAGTGTAGAAAATATCTTTGATATTCTTTGGAATGATTCCTCAAACTCTGCACCTATGCTTTATGCTGATGTTCATTTGCAAAGCGAATATGAATTTTCTAAATACCATTTTGAGCTTGCTGATACACAAATGATTTTTTCTCTCTTTAATCAATACACTCAAGAAGTCAAACATTGTTTGCAACAAAAAGTCCCTCTTGTAGCCTATGATTACACAATGTTAGCAAGTCATTTTTTTAATATCCTTGATGCGCGTAAAGCTATCTCTGTAGCTCAAAGACAAAACTATATCTTACAAATACGCGAACTCGCTAAAGGCTGTGCCACACTCTATAAAGAAATGGAAGAAGAGAGAACTATGCGAAGAGAAAAAAACAAAGGATTATGA